ATCATGGACCCGAGGCTTCGCCGCTTGCCCCCGAGGTGTTCACAACAATAGCGCCCGACCAGCTTCCGGCGATCCGGCTTGCGCTGCATCCTTCGCTGCGCCTCGTCCGCTCGCAATTCCCGGCTCTGACGATCTGGCGGATGAATGTAGGCGAAGGCATTCCGGCTCCGGTCGATCTAGCGGCCGGCGGCGAGGATGTGCTGATTGTTCGACCGCTCGCCAATGTTGAGGTTCGGTCAATTCCGCGCGGCAGCTTCGAATTCATTCAGGCGTTGGCTGACGGGGAACCGGTTCTCCCGGCGCTGCAAGCAGCCCTGATCGCCGATCCTCGTTTTGACCTAGCCGCCAACCTGACTGATCTGATGTGTGCAGGCGCCCTGGTTGGCTACGGCCTCGCTCCGGATCGGAGGTGAACATGACCGGGGCGGCCATCATCGCAAATTTCGACAGTGCAATACGAGCGATCGCGGGATGGCTCGCCCGCGTCGCCCTGGTCATCGCGCCTCCGGTGCTGCGCGTCGCGCTTGCCGTGCCCTTCTTCAAATCCGGGCTCACCAAATGGGTTGGCTTCCTGTCCCTTTCGCCAGCCGCGGAGTATCTCTTCGAGGACGAATTCAAGCTACATATCTTCGGTCAAGCCTACGACTTTCCTGTGCCGACCGTGTTCGCCTATGTCGACAGTATTGCTGAGATCGTGCTCCCCGTTCTGCTCGTGCTGGGGCTTGCGACCCGCTTCTCCGCCCTCGGGCTGCTCGTCATGACCGGTGTCATCCAGCTCGTGGTGCCGGAAGGCTGGGCAAACTTTCACCTGCCCTGGGCAGGGCTCGCGCTCGCCATCATCGCGCTCGGCCCAGGCGCGTTGTCCCTTGACCATTGGCTCGATAGGTTATGGTCTTCCAGGAAGCGGGGAGGCGCGCGTGATGTCGCCTGATCCCCGCGGCAGCGGACCATCGCTTCGGCTCGTCGGGAAAGACGAGGGCGGCCGCCAAACCGCACCGGTCGCGAGAGATGTCGATTGGTCCATCCTGATGGCCCATGCTCAGGTTGGTGACCGAGCCGCCTATCACCGGCTGCTGCAGGAAATCACACCCTATCTGCGCTCGCTTGCGGCACGAAGACACCGGGACTCCAGCGACGTCGAGGATGCCGTCCAGGACGTGCTGCTGACCGTGCATTCGATCCGGCAGACCTACGATCCTGCCCGCCCGTTTGCGCCATGGCTGGTCGCGATCGCCAACCGGCGCTTCATCGACCGGTTGCGCCGCCAGGGCCGCCGGCGCGAGCGGGAGGTCGCCTTGACCGCCGAGCATGAAGCCTTTTGCGAGCCTCAAACGAACTTCGAGGAGAGCCCGGACCGTCAGGAACTCGAGGGGATCGTCGACAATCTTCCCCCTGCGCAGCGACATGCCATCCGGTTGCTCAAGCTCAGGGAGATGTCATTAAAGGAGGCTGCGGTCGTGAGCGGCATGTCCGTCACGTCGCTCAAGGTGAACGTCCACCGCGCCCTGAAGAGCCTCAAGAAGATGCTGGTCGATCGGAGCGAGCCGTGATCAAGACATCCGATCTTATTGCTTCGCTTGCCGCGAACGCTACGCCGGTCCGGCGGTTGCGACCACCTGTGATGCGGGCAGCCTGCTGGCTCCTGCTTGCGGCCGCGGTGTTGATGCTCCTCGCCGTTAATCAGGGCGTCCGCCCCGACCTCGTTCAGAAGCTGCATCAGCCGGCATTTGCTGTGTGCATGGCGGCCTCGGCTTTGACCGGCGTGCTCGGTGCCGTCGCCGCCTTCCTTGTCAGTCTTCCCGATCGATCGCGCCTCTGGCTTCTTCTGCCGCTCCCGGCGCTGGTCCTGTGGCTATCGAATATTGGCTATCAGTGTCTGACAGAGTGGGTCTCGATTGGGCCCGGAGGTATGAGCTTTGGCGAAGCCGCACGATGTTTCGCAACTCTGGTGCTGACCAGCTTGCCTTTGTCGCTCGCCATGCTGGTCATGCTGCGCTACGCGGCGCCGCTCCGCCCGACCGCAGCGACCATGATGGGTAGTCTGGCGGTGGCTGCGATCACGGCGACGGCGCTGTCGCTGTTTCATGTGATCGACGCGAGCGTGATGATCCTAATGTGGAACTTGGGCACGGCAATCTTGTTTGTCGGGCTGTCAGGCGCCTTCGGCCGGAGAATGTTCCGGTGGGTCGCGCCACGAACGCTCTACCCGCGGGATTGACCCAGCGCATCGCCGCAACAGCCGCCGGTGTCGAGGAAAGCCTGGTGCTGCCAGACAGGATTGAACTTTCTCCACCTCTAGAAAATGTAAATTATTTCAAGGGCTTGCATTTTTGTGGGCGGCTTTTTTGTGGTTGATTTGTGAAGCTGAATTTTGTGTGAATAGCGCTTGGCTATCCAGTTCCTCTTCCAATTGAGTGACGTAAATCTCGAGCTGACTGTTCAGTTCAGAACCTTGCGCGCCATGATGAATAAGCCGGTGGCACGTTGGGCACACCGCTCCCACAGAAGCGGGATGATCTGGCCCGCCGTCGGCGACGCGCTTGATGTGGTGAGGTTCCAAATATGGGCTGCCGTTTTTTCTTAGGAACGGTGCAGCTTTCTTACATGCTTCACAAACGCCATTTGCCCGCTTCAGAACGTAAGCTTTTACCTTGATGCTTCGAGCATAATACGTTCGCTGTGACTCGTTTGAAGGAGCCTTCGGCGTGGCCGCTGCCGTTAGGGCCAGCTCGCGCAGTTCTGCTAGCGACTTCTTGTCGAGATCAGGCTCCTCACGATCTTCTGGTGCAGATTGTGCTTCGACTGGGACGAGTTCGAAGACAATTGCCTTTCGCTGCTTTCCTTCACGGTCAGGCGCGTTCACCGTCTCAAAGCCCGCGAACGCGAAACACCCGATATACCGGTAGCTACCCTTAGACCGCGTGGCTTCGAACAAGAGCAGGTCCCGGCCGTCTGCCAAATGGTCCCGGATTGCTCGATTGCCGCGAACGAATGTCATATCGCCGCTTTGGCCCTCGCCGGTGTAGGCGAATATTCCGTCGGGTCGCCAGCCATCGGAGTATCCAAATTGCTCGCCGGATTCCCCGGTGAAAAGGAAAACGAAGGGACAGCCACTGGGCGTCGTGATGCCGCCGCGCTCCTGTCCACCATAAACTTGATGGATATCCCGTTGGCGGTTGTAGAGGTTTCCAATTTCGTAGGGGATTCCGATGGGTTTGGCGTCCGAGGGTTCCGGGACAGCGAAACGGAGCTGGCGGAGCCGCCTGGCGACTGCCTTATCACCGCCGCTGAAGTCGCCCGACGAAAGCGCCTGAAAGCCACCACCTAGCTTGCCATGCGCGGCGCCCGCAATGGCCTTGCTATCGTATCGCTTGCCATTGTGCTCAATAAAATATCCACGTGACTTACCGAAGCCGTATTTCTCGAGGAACGGTTCTCGCCGAAGCTCGTCGAACTCGGCAATCGCATCTAAGACCGCCTGTCTCGTTAAGTCAGCTACCGCCAAAGTCCCGTGCTTTCCGATTCCCAGGTGATCTCGTCGTTCTGAGCTGCAATTCCGCAGCTTGTGATAATGGAAGTTATCAGAGGTATTAGGCTTTGGTAGAGCTTGCCCCGGCCGACCAGCTCCGGTTGATTGCCCCGTAGGGCTAATGGGGTGCAATGGGGAATGCGGGGCTGGGCGGGTTTGATCGTGATCGCTATTGCGGTCGCGAGTTTTTCGGCGCGTGCCGAGATCTCGGAGGATCTCAAATTCTGTGCAAATCTGAAGGCCGGGAAGGAGCGACTTGCGTGCTACGATGCGGCCGCACGGATCGAGCGGACTAAACCGATTGCCAACGTTAGCCCGCCAGCCGGGGTGGTGAAGCCCGCTCCGATCGCGACTCCTCCCCGACGCTCCCAATTTGCAGGGGCCTATGCTGGCGCATCTGGGGGATACGACATCGCAAGTATGGGAACCGGAAACCAGAGCAATTTCGGCCTGACCCCATACGCACCTGGCGGAGCGGTCCAAGGTCCATCGGTCGGCGCGTTTGCGGGCTACAATGTAGTCCAAGGCAATCTATTGGTCGGGGCCGAGTTGCGGGGCCGCTACAGCTTTGCGAAGGCGGAAGATTCGGTAGAACCATCTCCAAGTTCAACGCCGTTGCCCGTCTGGATCGGCTCATGCTGGGGATGCGCGCCTGGTGGAGGCATTTCCACCGACAGGGTAACTTTGTTCTCTGCTCCTCGATACAGCGCAAGTTACCGAAGGCCCTACGCGGCCGATGCTTCGTTTAGAGTTGGCTTCACAGCCAGTGACTGGCTGTTTTACGGACGGGCTGGCGCTGGTATCGAGAAATCAGAATCGATCTATACCGCTGACGATTCCAGGTCGGTCTACTGCTACAAGCCGACCATTATTCAGAGACCGAACTCAAATGGTGGCATCGACTACTTGGCTGCTTCGTGTGCGTCCCAAGGAAATGGACCGACTACCACGTCGACTCTTGTCAACGGCTACGCGCCCGTGGTGTCCATAGGTGCCGGCGTTGAGCGCAATTTCAATAGCTTGTTTGTCAGGGCAGAGGCCGAATTGACAGGACACTCTACCCCAGGAAGCGGGTTCACCTTCTACTACACACCGTCCGTGAGCATGGCGCTGGGCTACCGATTTTAGTTCGTCACTCGGAATGCTGCGCACGACAACAACAACGGTCAACGACCGCTCTTCACCGCTTTCAGTTCGGCGATTACTCGCTCTATCTCTTCTTCGGTGTAGTGCAGACGGCGGTCATGTATGACCGGCACAGGAGGCTTCACGCCGAGATCTCGATAATAGGATTTTGCCCGGCGCGTGTCCGCGAGCCAATTTATGGGATTCACCCGTCCGAGGTGCGGCTCCAATCGGGCCGCTGCCTGAATGAGGGTCAGCAAGTTCGACGTCTCCAGAGGAATTGCCATGATACCAGTAGGCATTGTTACTCCTAGTTTGATCAATGACGGCCGATACCCACACTATAGCGCTCGACTCGAGGTTTGCGCGGCGGGCGATCACTTTCTTGCTTGGCAGGCGAGTGTGATGTCGGAGCGCAACGCGGCGATCGGCCCCCAGAGCGACGCTCAGCTCTACTTTCTTGATAATCGGCCGAAGCCGCGGCGGGACGACGATCCTCGCATGATACCTACCGTCCCGTTGGATCAGGTATCGCACTTTCCCAGCCATGACTTCCTAGTGTTTGTGGCGACGATTTGTGGCACACAAACGGGATTAATGCTGTGATTGCAAGAGGATCTAAGTCTATCAATAGGATAGGTGGTGCTGCCAGACAGGATTGAACTGTCGACCTCTCCATTACCAATGGAGTGCTCTACCACTGAGCTACGGCAGCATGCCCGGGAAATAGAATCGGCCCCAAGGGCCCGTCCAAGCGGGCGGTTCTTGCCACAGGCCTCCCCTTGGCGCAAGCGAAAGAGCGCCCCGGAAACCTGCAAAGGCGACCGAAAATGGCATTTTGTGCCGCGATCCGCTGCAATTCGGTCGATTCCCTGCCGATTTGGTTCCCAATTCCGCTGATCGGGCCACTCTACGCCAACCAAAGCCGAATCGTACCCTAGTACCCACTTTTCTTGGATCGTGAGTCGTGATTCAAGATATGGATGATACCCGAAGCAAGAGAAGTCCACCTTTCGAGGAAAGATCGCAAGGTGCTTGAGGCGTGCTGTCGCTCACCGATGACGTTGCTGCGCGATTTGAAGCGGGCGCGGATAGTTCTGTTGGCGGCGGACGGGCGCAGCACCCGATCGATCGCCAAGGAAGTTGGGGTCCAGCCGCGGATTGTCAGCCTTTGGCGGCATCGTTATGCCGACCAAGGCCTTGAAGGGCTGCAAGACAAGCCGCGCCCGGGCAAGCAGCCGATCTATACGAAGGCCACGGACAAGCGGATTCTGAAGCTGCTGGACCAGCCGCCCCCGCAAGGGTTCGCACGCTGGACCGGGCCCCTGCTGGCCGAGGCGCTGGGCGATGTTGACGTCCAATATGTCTGGCGGTTTCTGCGCAGCCACAAGATCGACCTCGCGGCTCGCAAGTCCTGGTGCGAGAGCAACGACCCGAACTTCACGGCCAAAGCCGCCGATGTTGTCGGCCTCTATGTCGCCCCGCCCGCGAAGGCCATTGTGCTGTGCGTGGACGAGAAGCCCTCGATCCAGGCTTTGGAGCGAGCGCAGGGTTATCTGAAACTGCCCAATGGCCGCGCCTTGACCGGCCAGAGCCACGACTACAAGCGGCATGGCACCACAACATTGTTTGCGGCACTCGAAGTCGCCACCGGGAAGATCATCGCGACGCATTCAAAACGGCGGCGCCGCGTCGAGTTTCTCGGCTTCATGACCAGCGTCACCGCGGCCTTTCCGGGCCGGAAGCTTCACGTCATCCTCGACAATCTCAACATCCACAAGAAGAACGAGGACTGGCTCAAGGCCCATCCCAATGTGCAATTCCATTTCACGCCGACGAGTGCGTCCTGGCTCAATCAGGTCGAGGTGTGGTTTTCGATCCTGCAGGGGCAGTCGCTCAGCGGCACCTCCTTCACAAGCCTCAAGCAGCTTCAGGATCACATCGATGCCTACGTCACCGCATACAACGGCAGAGCCGAGCCCTTCGTCTGGACCAAGAAAAAGGTCCGTCAACGCCGATTCAAAGGCCGCCGTATCACCCAGCTCTGATTCCGGGTACTAGCCGGCCGGGTGGGTGCGCAGCGTCGGGGCATTGTTTACTATTGGTCGTGAAAGGCATTGGCGACGAGCGTTCAGAGGATGACGAGCGATCAGGATAAGGGCGCTGGACAGGCCGGAGCCCGCGCGAAGGAGTCACGACGGGACCGGTTGAAGTTGGCGCTGCGTGAAAATCTGAAACGGCGGAAATCGCAGGCGCGTGGCCGGGATGAGGCCGCTCCTTCCGAAGCGGCCGATGGCTCCCTAGATGACGCGGGCGGAAACGGGCGCGAGCGCTAGCTGGCGCGTGAAGCGGTGCGGGGAAGCGGGTGGCTGAGATGGCTGCGGACGAAACGACGATCGATCGACTGAACGCCACCGCCTACGCCTTTCCACGTCATGAGCAGACCTTCCCGACGCTAATGCCGCACGAGATCGAGCGCATGCGCCGCTTCGGCGAGCCGCGTTCCTACAAGGACGGCGAGGCGCTGTTCGAGACCGGCAAGCCCGGGCCCGGCATGTTCGTGGTGCTGTCGGGCTCGGTCGCGATCACCCAGCGCGACGGCCTCGGCCATGTCACGCCGATCATCGATCAGGGCGAAGGTCAATTCCTTGCCGAGATCGGCCAGCTTTCCGGCCGCGCCGCGCTGGTCGACGGCCATGCCGACGGCGATGTCGAGACCTTGTTGCTTCCCCCGGCCAAATTGCGTGCGCTCCTGGTCGCCGAGGCCGATCTCGGCGAGCGCATCATGCGTGCGCTGATCCTGCGCCGGGTCAGCCTGATCCAGGGTGGCGCCGGCGGGCCGGTGCTGATCGGCTCCGCATCGCTCGGCAACATGGCGCGGCTGCAGAATTTCCTGTCGCGCAACGGCCAGCCGCATCACTTCCTCGATCCCGAGACCGACAAGGACGCCGCCGACCTCGTCGCGCGCTATTCGGCCTCCCGCGCCGACCTGCCGCTGGTGGTCTGTCCCAACGGCGCCGTGCTGCGCAATCCATCGGAGACGGCGCTTGCGATGGCGCTTGGCATGATCGGCAGCCATGCCCATGACAAGCTCTACGATGTCGCCGTGGTCGGCAGCGGCCCGGCGGGGCTTGCCACCGCGGTCTATGCGGCGTCCGAAGGGCTGTCGGTCGCGGTGTTCGATTCGCGGGCCTTCGGCGGCCAGGCCGGCGCCAGCGCGCGCATCGAAAACTATCTGGGATTCCCGACCGGCATCTCCGGCCAGGCGCTCGCCGGGCGCGCCTTCAACCAGGCGCAGAAATTCGGCGCCGAGATGCTGATCCCGGTCTCCGTGAAATCGCTCGACTGCTCGAAGACGTCGGGCGTGTTCGCGCTCGCCACCGAATGCGGGCACACGCTGCGCGCCAAATCGATCGTGATCGCGAGCGGCGCACGCTATCGGCGACCCGCGATCGACAATCTCGATGCCTATGAGGGCCGCGGCGTCTGGTACTGGGCCTCGCCGATCGAGGCGCGGCTCTGTGCCAACCAGGAGGTCGTGCTGGTCGGCGGCGGCAATTCCGCGGGCCAGGCGGCGGTGTTTCTCTCGGGGCATGTCCGCAAGGTCACCATGATGATCCGCGGCGGCGGGCTGGGCGCCAGCATGTCGCGCTATCTGATCGAGCGCATCGAGGCGACGCCGAACATCGACTTGATGTTCAACACCGAGGTGATCGGGCTCGAGGGCGCCGAGACGCTGGAGCGCGTGCGCTGGCGCAGCCGGCTCGCGCCCGACGAGTTCACGCTCGACATCCGCAACCTCTTCCTGTTCGTCGGCGCCGATCCGGCCACCGGCTGGCTCGACGGCTGCGGCGTACAGGTCGATCGCGCCGGCTTCGTGCTGACCGGCGTTCAGAACGGCGAGGGCGCGCGGTCGGTGCCGCAGCTTGAAACCTCCGTGCCTGGCGTGTTCGCGGTCGGCGACGTCCGCTCCGGCTCGATCAAGCGCGTCGGTGGCGCGATCGGCGAGGGCGCACAGGTGGTCGCCGCTCTGCATGGCTATCTCGCCGACGATAGCAGCCCGACGCTGTAGCAAAGCGGATGCAGGCTGCAACGCGTTGAGTGCGACGTCTCGCGCGTGAAGACCCTCGGGAAATCGGGTTCCGCTACGGCGACGTCATCCGGCAGTTTTTTGTCCCGGGCGCCGGTACTTCCCGCGCGGGGAGCCACTATATCTGTCGTCATGTCGCTGACCGCCCCGTTGAAACTGATTGCGCTTGACGCCGATGACCTTGCGGTCATTTCCGCCCATGTGCAGGACGCGCGCGTCCAGGCCTGTGACATCGTCTGGCGGCAGTGCGAGAAGCGCCTCGTGGTCGGCATGAACAGGCTGGACTGGGAGCAGACCCTGTCGGGCGGGGCCTGCTCGCGGCGGCTGCTCGCCGCGCTGCGCTTCGACCGGGTGCTGGCCTGCAAGTCGCGCAACATCGACCTGGCGGCCCCGGAAGCCACCCTGGAACTGCTCGGGATCGAATTCTGTGCCACCGATCCGCCGGGCGGCAGCGCGCTGCTGATGTTCAGCCACGGCGCGGCGCTGCGGCTGGATGTCGAGTGCCTGGAGTGCGAATTGACCGATCTCGGGACCGACGATCTCGGGACTTCGCGCCATTAGAGCCCGGGACGCGGCATTCCGTGCCGATCCGCCGCACCGGGTTCGGAATGAGGAGCCTCGAAGGGTTGACGGCCATAATCCGCCGCGCCATTGAGCAGTGGACGTGATCCCTCGAGTCATCCTTAGAAAGCCGCCATGCCCGTTCGCCTGGACCGACAGAGCGCCGATTTCGACCAGCGATTCCGCGATTTCCTGGCAGCCAAGCGCGAGGTATCGGCCGATGTCGAGCGCGCCACCCGTGCCATCGTCGACGACGTGGTGGCCCGCGGCGATGCCGCGCTGATCGAGGCGACGAAGAAGTTCGACCGGCTCGACATCGACGCATCCGGTCTGCGCGTCACCGCAGCCGAGGTCGATGCCGCGGTAAAGGCCTGCGACCCCAAGACGGTCGAGGCGCTCAAATTCGCCCGCGACCGGATCGAGACCTTCCATCGCCGCCAGATGCCGAAGGACGAGCGTTTCACCGATGCCGCCGGCGTCGAGCTTGGCTGGCGCTGGAGCGCGGTCGACGCGGTCGGGCTCTACGTGCCCGGCGGCACCGCGGCCTATCCGTCCTCGGTGCTGATGAACGCGGTGCCGGCCAAGGTCGCCGGTGTGCCGCGGGTGGTGATGGTGGTGCCGGCGCCGGACGGCAGGCTGAACCCGCTGGTGCTCGCGGCCGCCGATCTCGGCGGCGTCTCCGAGATTTACCGCGTCGGCGGCGCGCAGGCGGTGGCCGCGCTCGCCTATGGCACCGCGACGATTGCGCCGGTCGCCAAGATCGTCGGCCCCGGCAATGCCTATGTCGCCGCGGCCAAGCGCCTGGTGTTCGGCAAGGTCGGCATCGATATGATCGCCGGCCCTTCCGAGGTGCTTGTGATCGCCGACGACACCGGCAATGCCGACTGGATCGCGGCCGACCTTCTGGCGCAGGCCGAGCATGATGTCAGCGCGCAGTCGATCCTGATCACCGACAGTCCGCTGCTCGCCACCGATGTCGAGCGCGCGGTCGAGGCGCAGCTTGCGACGCTGCCGCGCGCCGCGATCGCGCGCGCTTCGTGGAACGACTTCGGCGCGGTGATCCAGGTGGCGAAACTCGAGGACGCGATCGAGCTCGCCAACGCGATCGCGGCCGAGCATCTGGAGATCATGACCGCGGACGCCGAGGGCCTGTCGCAGAAGGTCCGCAATGCCGGCGCGATCTTCTTGGGCGCACACACGCCGGAGGCGATCGGCGACTATGTCGGCGGCTCCAACCATGTGCTGCCGACCGCGCGCTCGGCGCGGTTCTCGTCGGGCCTCGGGGTGCTTGACTTCATGAAGCGAACCTCGATCCTGAAGTGCGGGCCGGATCAGCTCCGCGCGCTCGGGCCCGCCGCGATGACGCTCGGCCAGGCCGAGGGTCTCGATGCCCATTCACGTTCCGTCGGATTGCGCCTCAACCTCTCATGACCAAGCCACCTGCCGACGAGGATTCCAACAATCGCATCGTCGCGGTGACGCTCGACGAGGAATCGATCGGCCGTTCCGGGCCCGACATCGAGCATGAGCGCGCGATCGCGATCTACGACCTGATCG
The DNA window shown above is from Bradyrhizobium sp. ISRA464 and carries:
- a CDS encoding DNA-binding domain-containing protein — protein: MRPLAERQGDFAAALLNPALPIPHGLVGPDGEPSPKRFAVYRNNVVASLIEALKDGFPAVRRLVGDEFFCAMARAYAAAEPPRSPILLEYGAGFADFIRAFEPAAALPYLADVARIERAWAEAYHGPEASPLAPEVFTTIAPDQLPAIRLALHPSLRLVRSQFPALTIWRMNVGEGIPAPVDLAAGGEDVLIVRPLANVEVRSIPRGSFEFIQALADGEPVLPALQAALIADPRFDLAANLTDLMCAGALVGYGLAPDRR
- a CDS encoding DoxX family protein, with the translated sequence MTGAAIIANFDSAIRAIAGWLARVALVIAPPVLRVALAVPFFKSGLTKWVGFLSLSPAAEYLFEDEFKLHIFGQAYDFPVPTVFAYVDSIAEIVLPVLLVLGLATRFSALGLLVMTGVIQLVVPEGWANFHLPWAGLALAIIALGPGALSLDHWLDRLWSSRKRGGARDVA
- a CDS encoding sigma-70 family RNA polymerase sigma factor — protein: MSPDPRGSGPSLRLVGKDEGGRQTAPVARDVDWSILMAHAQVGDRAAYHRLLQEITPYLRSLAARRHRDSSDVEDAVQDVLLTVHSIRQTYDPARPFAPWLVAIANRRFIDRLRRQGRRREREVALTAEHEAFCEPQTNFEESPDRQELEGIVDNLPPAQRHAIRLLKLREMSLKEAAVVSGMSVTSLKVNVHRALKSLKKMLVDRSEP
- a CDS encoding DUF1109 domain-containing protein; this translates as MIKTSDLIASLAANATPVRRLRPPVMRAACWLLLAAAVLMLLAVNQGVRPDLVQKLHQPAFAVCMAASALTGVLGAVAAFLVSLPDRSRLWLLLPLPALVLWLSNIGYQCLTEWVSIGPGGMSFGEAARCFATLVLTSLPLSLAMLVMLRYAAPLRPTAATMMGSLAVAAITATALSLFHVIDASVMILMWNLGTAILFVGLSGAFGRRMFRWVAPRTLYPRD
- a CDS encoding HNH endonuclease signature motif containing protein; this encodes MAVADLTRQAVLDAIAEFDELRREPFLEKYGFGKSRGYFIEHNGKRYDSKAIAGAAHGKLGGGFQALSSGDFSGGDKAVARRLRQLRFAVPEPSDAKPIGIPYEIGNLYNRQRDIHQVYGGQERGGITTPSGCPFVFLFTGESGEQFGYSDGWRPDGIFAYTGEGQSGDMTFVRGNRAIRDHLADGRDLLLFEATRSKGSYRYIGCFAFAGFETVNAPDREGKQRKAIVFELVPVEAQSAPEDREEPDLDKKSLAELRELALTAAATPKAPSNESQRTYYARSIKVKAYVLKRANGVCEACKKAAPFLRKNGSPYLEPHHIKRVADGGPDHPASVGAVCPTCHRLIHHGAQGSELNSQLEIYVTQLEEELDSQALFTQNSASQINHKKAAHKNASP
- a CDS encoding IS630 family transposase — encoded protein: MIPEAREVHLSRKDRKVLEACCRSPMTLLRDLKRARIVLLAADGRSTRSIAKEVGVQPRIVSLWRHRYADQGLEGLQDKPRPGKQPIYTKATDKRILKLLDQPPPQGFARWTGPLLAEALGDVDVQYVWRFLRSHKIDLAARKSWCESNDPNFTAKAADVVGLYVAPPAKAIVLCVDEKPSIQALERAQGYLKLPNGRALTGQSHDYKRHGTTTLFAALEVATGKIIATHSKRRRRVEFLGFMTSVTAAFPGRKLHVILDNLNIHKKNEDWLKAHPNVQFHFTPTSASWLNQVEVWFSILQGQSLSGTSFTSLKQLQDHIDAYVTAYNGRAEPFVWTKKKVRQRRFKGRRITQL
- a CDS encoding FAD-dependent oxidoreductase encodes the protein MAADETTIDRLNATAYAFPRHEQTFPTLMPHEIERMRRFGEPRSYKDGEALFETGKPGPGMFVVLSGSVAITQRDGLGHVTPIIDQGEGQFLAEIGQLSGRAALVDGHADGDVETLLLPPAKLRALLVAEADLGERIMRALILRRVSLIQGGAGGPVLIGSASLGNMARLQNFLSRNGQPHHFLDPETDKDAADLVARYSASRADLPLVVCPNGAVLRNPSETALAMALGMIGSHAHDKLYDVAVVGSGPAGLATAVYAASEGLSVAVFDSRAFGGQAGASARIENYLGFPTGISGQALAGRAFNQAQKFGAEMLIPVSVKSLDCSKTSGVFALATECGHTLRAKSIVIASGARYRRPAIDNLDAYEGRGVWYWASPIEARLCANQEVVLVGGGNSAGQAAVFLSGHVRKVTMMIRGGGLGASMSRYLIERIEATPNIDLMFNTEVIGLEGAETLERVRWRSRLAPDEFTLDIRNLFLFVGADPATGWLDGCGVQVDRAGFVLTGVQNGEGARSVPQLETSVPGVFAVGDVRSGSIKRVGGAIGEGAQVVAALHGYLADDSSPTL
- a CDS encoding DUF2948 family protein, with protein sequence MTAPLKLIALDADDLAVISAHVQDARVQACDIVWRQCEKRLVVGMNRLDWEQTLSGGACSRRLLAALRFDRVLACKSRNIDLAAPEATLELLGIEFCATDPPGGSALLMFSHGAALRLDVECLECELTDLGTDDLGTSRH
- the hisD gene encoding histidinol dehydrogenase, with the translated sequence MPVRLDRQSADFDQRFRDFLAAKREVSADVERATRAIVDDVVARGDAALIEATKKFDRLDIDASGLRVTAAEVDAAVKACDPKTVEALKFARDRIETFHRRQMPKDERFTDAAGVELGWRWSAVDAVGLYVPGGTAAYPSSVLMNAVPAKVAGVPRVVMVVPAPDGRLNPLVLAAADLGGVSEIYRVGGAQAVAALAYGTATIAPVAKIVGPGNAYVAAAKRLVFGKVGIDMIAGPSEVLVIADDTGNADWIAADLLAQAEHDVSAQSILITDSPLLATDVERAVEAQLATLPRAAIARASWNDFGAVIQVAKLEDAIELANAIAAEHLEIMTADAEGLSQKVRNAGAIFLGAHTPEAIGDYVGGSNHVLPTARSARFSSGLGVLDFMKRTSILKCGPDQLRALGPAAMTLGQAEGLDAHSRSVGLRLNLS